Below is a genomic region from Paraburkholderia phenazinium.
TTTATCGTCGGCAACGTGCTGTGCGCGGTGGCGTCGGGCTATTCGGTGCTGATGATTGCGCGCGTCGTGACGTCGTTTGCGCACGGCTCATTCTTCGGCATTGGCGCGGTGGTCGCCGCGTCGCTCGTGCCGCAGGAAAAGCGCGCCAGTGCGATTGCGCTGATGTTCACCGGCCTCACGCTGGCCAATGTGCTCGGCGTGCCGCTCGGCACCTTCATCGGCCAGGAGTTTGGCTGGCGCATGGCCTTCTGGGTCGTCGCCGCACTCGGCGTAGCCTCGCTGGCAGGCATCGCGGCGCTGGTGCCGAATAAGCACGACACCGGGCCCGTAGGCCTCATGCACGAAGTGCGCGTCCTGAAGGACCCCCAAGTGTGGATGGCGCTGGCGATGACGGTTGTCGGGTTCGGAGGCGTGTTCGTCGTGTTCACCTACATCGCGCCGATTCTCGAACAGGTAAGTGGTTTCTCGCCTCGTGGCGTGACGCTGATTCTGGTCCTGTTCGGCGCCGGCTTGACGCTCGGCAACACGATGGGCGGCAAGCTCGCGGACCGCGCGCTGATGCCTTCACTGATGGGGATTCTGCTGGCGCTCGCCGTGGTCATGGCCGTCTTCACGCGCACCAGTCACTCACAAGTGGCCGCCGCGGTGACGATATTCGTCTGGGGGATCGCTGCCTTCGCGACGGTGCCGCCACTGCAGATGCGGGTGGTCGAAAAGGCGAGCGCCGCGCCGAATCTGGCCTCGACGCTGAACATCGGCGCGTTCAACGTGGGAAACGCCGGCGGCGCGTGGCTTGGCGGGCTGGCCATCGGCCATGGCCTCGGCCTGGATGCGCTGCCCTGGGTGGCCGCGACGGTGTCGATCGCGGCGCTGCTGTTGACATGGATCGCGGCTCGCATGGATGTCCCGGCGGCCCGGCGCGTCGCCTGTGGCGAAGCCATATGACAATTTCGCACAAGCTTTGCGGGAACCGTCCTCCGCAATACTGATAACAGTGTGAAGATAACTTCGTTGGGCGTAGCGAATCGCAATGCTATCTTGCCTCCACTAACCCTTTGCTCCGCCATCTGGCGGCGCTACTGGAGGCACTCATGAATTCACCGCTTGCGCTGGTTCGCGATGACGCGCTGGATGCACACGATGGGCCGCGCGCCGCGGAGCCGTTGGATGCGCTGGAACATCTGGTCGGTGTCAATCTGGCCCGTTTGCGGGCCGAGCGGCAACTGTCGCTTGACGCGCTGGCCCGTGCTTCGGGGGTATCGCGCGCCATGCTGGCGCAGATCGAGTCGGCCCGCAGCGTGCCGTCGATTAAAGTGCTGTGCAAGGTCGCGGCAGCATTGAAAGTCTCGGTCGCCGCGTTCTTGCGGCGCCATGCGACCAACGGCTTCGAGCATCTGCCGGCTGACAAGGCGACCCGCCTCGTCAGCTCGAACGGGCGCTATTCCGCGCGGCCGCTGTATCCCGATGCGGAACCGGCCACCGCCGAATTCCACGAATTGCGTATCGCGCCGCTGCATACCGAACCGGGTGTGCGTCGCGCGCCCGGGACGACGGTCAATCTGGTAGTGAGCGAGGGCACGCTGGAGGTGAGCGTTCACGATCAGCGGCAGTTGCTCGCTACCGGCGACGCGATCGTCTTCGACGCCGATCAGCCGCACACGCTGCGCAACCCCGGCGACACCGAGGCGCGCGCATTTCGCGTCACGCTGAATGCGGAAACGCCGCCGCGCTGGGACGTGCCGCACGATGCGGCGCGGCATGCGGCACCGGTTTGATGCAGTGACGCCTCCGCGGCGTCGTTCTGGCTCATAGCCGCTGCGCTGCAGATCGCGTGCGGCTGTTGTATGCTTCACCTGCCGGATTTTCCGGCAATCAGTGCGTCTTCAGGGCGGGGTGAAATTCCCCACCGGCGGTATGCAGGCAGCGCAATCGCGCTTCCAGCGAG
It encodes:
- a CDS encoding MFS transporter, whose amino-acid sequence is MPIPLLALAISAFAIGTTEFVIMGLLPEVARDLSVSIPSAGLLVSGYALGVAVGAPLLAVVTSKMPRKLALQLLMGVFIVGNVLCAVASGYSVLMIARVVTSFAHGSFFGIGAVVAASLVPQEKRASAIALMFTGLTLANVLGVPLGTFIGQEFGWRMAFWVVAALGVASLAGIAALVPNKHDTGPVGLMHEVRVLKDPQVWMALAMTVVGFGGVFVVFTYIAPILEQVSGFSPRGVTLILVLFGAGLTLGNTMGGKLADRALMPSLMGILLALAVVMAVFTRTSHSQVAAAVTIFVWGIAAFATVPPLQMRVVEKASAAPNLASTLNIGAFNVGNAGGAWLGGLAIGHGLGLDALPWVAATVSIAALLLTWIAARMDVPAARRVACGEAI
- a CDS encoding helix-turn-helix domain-containing protein, which translates into the protein MNSPLALVRDDALDAHDGPRAAEPLDALEHLVGVNLARLRAERQLSLDALARASGVSRAMLAQIESARSVPSIKVLCKVAAALKVSVAAFLRRHATNGFEHLPADKATRLVSSNGRYSARPLYPDAEPATAEFHELRIAPLHTEPGVRRAPGTTVNLVVSEGTLEVSVHDQRQLLATGDAIVFDADQPHTLRNPGDTEARAFRVTLNAETPPRWDVPHDAARHAAPV